The Deltaproteobacteria bacterium genome segment GGCGCGGCGCCTGCCCGACGACGTCGGCTGATGGGCGCGCCACTCGCCGAGCTCTCGGTGGTGGAGGTGCGTGCCGCGCTCGCCAGACGCGAGGCGACGGCGGTCGAGGTCGCCCGCGCATGCCTCGAGGCGCTCGGCGCGCGCGACCCGCACGTGCACGCCTTCGTCACCGTCACCGCCGACGACGCGCTCGCCGCGGCGCGCGCCGCCGATCGGGCGCTCGCCCGCGGCGACGCGGGGCCGCTCGCCGGCGTGCCGATCGGCGTGAAGGACCTCCTCGCCGTGCGCGGAGTCGCGCGCACGAACGGCAGCCCGGCCTTCGCCGGCGCCCCGCCCGCCGCTGCCGACGCCGGGGCGGTGGCACGGCTGCGCACCGCGGGCGCGGTCATCGTGGGGACGACGCACCTCCACGAGCTGGCCTTCGGGCCGACGGGGGTCAACCGGGCGCTCGGCACGCCGGTGAACCCGTGGGCCGCGGGCCGCGTGCCGGGCGGCTCGAGCAGCGGCTCGGGCGCGGCGGTGGCGGCGCGGCTCGTGCCCGCCGCGCTCGGTACCGACACGGGCGGCTCGATCCGCATCCCGGCGAGCTTCTGCGGCGTGACCGGGTTCAAGCCGACCTACGGGCGCGTGACACGCGCCGGCGTCACGCCGCTCGCCTGGACGCTCGATCACGTGGGCCCGCTCGCGCGCAGCGTGGAGGACGCGGCACTGCTGCTCGGCGTGCTGGCCGGCCACGATCCCGCGGATCCGACGAGCGCGCGGATCTCGGTGCCGGACTACGCGGCGCGGCTCGACCGCTCGCTCCGCGGCGTGCGCGTCGGCGTGCCGCGCGACTTCGCCTGCGCCCTCGTCGATCCGGAGGTGGTGCGCGCCTTCGAGGCGGCGCTCGACGAGCTCGGCAGCGCGGGCGCGACGGTGAGCGACGTGACGCTCCCGTCGCTCGGCCACGCGGGCCCGGCGCTCGGCGCGGTCATCCTCGCCGAAGCGCGGAGCGCGCTCGTGCCGCTGCTCGGCGCGCGGCGGGAGCGCGCGAGCGTCGACCTGCGGGTCTACCTCGAGCTCGGGAAGCTCGTGACCGCCGAGCAGTACGTCGCGGCGCAGCGCGTGCGCAGCCGCCTCTACGAGGAGATGCGCGCCGTGCTCGCGCGCGTCGATCTCCTCGCCACGCCGGCCACGGTGCTGGCGGCACCGCGCCCCGACGAGCTCGAGGTGCGTCTCGGTGACGCCGAGATGGGCGCGTTCGAGGCGATCTGCCGCCTCTCGGGTCCGTTCAACCTGACCGGGCTGCCGGCGCTCGCGCTGCCCTGCGGGTTCACGGGCGACGGGCGGCCGATCGGGCTCCAGCTGGCGGGGCGGCCGTTCGCGGAGGCGGACGTGCTCGCGGCCGGGCACGCCTACCAGCGCGTCACGGACTGGCACCGGCGCCGGCCGCCGGGCTGAAGATGCGCGTCGAGCGGGTCGCGACGCGTGTCTCGGGTGGAGCCTGCGCGCGTCGTCGCCTCTCGCTCCCTCACGGCCGCCGGGCGACGATCTGGACGACGCGCAGGGCGCCGTCGGCGAGCGCGGCGGCGAGGGCTTCGCGCTCGCGCACGAGCTGGGCGCAGCGCGCATCACGCCGCAGGCGGGCGAGGAGGCGGTCGCGGGCGGCGAGGACCTGGGCGGAGCGCTCCGGGGCCTCGGCGGTCCGGTCCCGCACCGCGAACTCGATGAAGCCCAGCCGTTCGAGCGCCGCCGCCCGCTCCGCCGTCGTGGAGGGACGCCAGCCGGGAATCTCGGGCGCGGAGCGGGCCTCGGGGCGCACGAGATCCTGGATGGCGAGCGTGCCGCCGCGCCGGAGCACCCGATGCGCCTCGCCGAGGGCCGCCAGAGGGTCGCGCAGGCGGGGCAGCGTCTCGAGGATCCAGACGTGCGTGA includes the following:
- a CDS encoding class I SAM-dependent methyltransferase — protein: MSEAPVARLAAAIETLARAHKAAAPLPRGLPYLGLEHPSGTGFHLLDALAARGIFRKYEFVLDLGAGLGGTSRWLVARLGCEVVGTAASRAEAEAGESLTRRTGLSAQVRLVPADPAALPFRAAHFTHVWILETLPRLRDPLAALGEAHRVLRRGGTLAIQDLVRPEARSAPEIPGWRPSTTAERAAALERLGFIEFAVRDRTAEAPERSAQVLAARDRLLARLRRDARCAQLVREREALAAALADGALRVVQIVARRP